The genomic DNA GCGGCGCATGACAGGCGGCGACGCGGCCTGGGCTCGTTATCAGCGACTCTTGTCTCTGCAAAGGGCCATCGCAAAACTCCTCTGGCCCACGCTGCTGGAGCCGTTGCGGTCGCGCGCGTCGTTCGAGTCGCAGCTCTCCACGGACGAGCAAAAGTCGGCGTGGCGATTCTTTGTTGAGCGGCCGCTGGGTGAGGCCATCGAGCATTTTGCCGACCATGACGCGCTCAGAGGATTGCTGATGACGGATGGAAAAATCGGCGTCTTCTCGCATCCGCACGAGGCGAGCCTGCTTCAAAACCGCTGCTTTCTCTACCACATCATCGGCAACGAGACGGGCGAGTGGCGGGTGCCGGTCGGCGGCATGAGGAGCCTCGTGGATTCGCTGTTGAACCGCTGCCGCGCTCTCGGCGTGTCGCTGCTCGCGGAGGCTCCCGCACGGCACATCGAGACGGGTCGGGAGCGGCACCGCGTGACCTTCGAGCTCGATGGGCGCGAGCCATGCGTGGAGGCTCGTCATGTGTTGGTAAACGCCGGGCCAGCCACGCTGGCCTCGCTGCTGGGTGAGATGAGCGAGCCCCGCGAGGAAGACGAGGGCGCGGCGGTGAAAATCAATCTGTTGCTGCGCCGCCTGCCGAGGTTGAAAGCGGAGGGCATCCACCCGGAGGAGGCCTTCGCGGGGTCGTTTCACATCGATGAAGGCTACGCGCAGATGCAGGCATCGTGGGCTGCCGCACGTGATGGACACCTCCCGAATCCGGCTCCTGCCGAGACTTACTGCCACACGCTGACGGATCATTCCATCCTCTCGCCGGAACTGCGCGCGCAGGGCTTCCAGACGCTGACGCTTTTCGGCCTGGACATGCCGTGGCGACTGTTCACCGCCGAGCATGACGCCCGCCGCGCCGAGGTCGCCCGGCTCTGTTTGCAGGGCCTTGACCGTTTGTGCGACGAGCCGTTTGCCAACTGCATTGCCCGCGATCGCGACGGCAACCTCTGCATGGAAATCAAGACGCCGCAGGACTTGCATCGCGAAATCGGGCTCGATCAGGGCAACATTTTTCACAACGCGCCGTCTTGGTTCTGGGCCGACGACGAAGCCGAGGTTGGCACATGGGGCGTGGAGACGCCGCACACCCGCATCTACCGTGCGGGTTCTTCCGCACGGCGCGGCGGCGCCGTCAGCGGCATCCCCGGACGCAACGCCGCGATGCGCGTGCTTCACTCCTGAATCGCGATGGCCGAGATCATCGCGAAGTCCTGAACCGTTTGAGCAGGTTTGTTCCAGAGGTTGGATGGCTCTCACGGAGGCACAGAGACACTGAGAGGAAGCATCCGAAGCCTGTTTTACTCACGGGGTCACCGGTTCAGGCATGCTTCACCATCTTTGTGCCTTCGTGGCTCCGTGAGAGCCCTCTCTTGTCGAGTCCCCTCGGCAGGCGTGCGGGAGAATTGGGGCACGTGCATACGTGGTCGGTTGTTCGTGTCTACCGATCTCTCCGTTCGCAATGATCTGTCTGGAATGAAAACGGACACCGGGCTGGAGGAAGCGTTGTCTTCATTGGTGTGCATTCGTGTCCATTCGTGGGTGAAATGCCTTCTCTTGGATTCTGAGCCCATCCCAAGTCCACGGTTAAGGGAGTCATTTGACCACCCGTGGCACGAATCACGCGGATAA from Verrucomicrobiota bacterium includes the following:
- a CDS encoding NAD(P)/FAD-dependent oxidoreductase; this encodes MNSPADNLPAFFDAVMIGSGHNGLVAAAYLAMAGRSVLVLEKNATFGGATASQRVFPDYDALLSRYSYLVSLFPERITRELGLDFQTRRRSTASFTPYTDAAGRAQGLILSNEDESRSRESMRRMTGGDAAWARYQRLLSLQRAIAKLLWPTLLEPLRSRASFESQLSTDEQKSAWRFFVERPLGEAIEHFADHDALRGLLMTDGKIGVFSHPHEASLLQNRCFLYHIIGNETGEWRVPVGGMRSLVDSLLNRCRALGVSLLAEAPARHIETGRERHRVTFELDGREPCVEARHVLVNAGPATLASLLGEMSEPREEDEGAAVKINLLLRRLPRLKAEGIHPEEAFAGSFHIDEGYAQMQASWAAARDGHLPNPAPAETYCHTLTDHSILSPELRAQGFQTLTLFGLDMPWRLFTAEHDARRAEVARLCLQGLDRLCDEPFANCIARDRDGNLCMEIKTPQDLHREIGLDQGNIFHNAPSWFWADDEAEVGTWGVETPHTRIYRAGSSARRGGAVSGIPGRNAAMRVLHS